AGGAGGAAATTGTCTGTCCGACCTGCGGTGACGATCCCTCTTCAAAGGTGTTTCCCTCGAGCGAACTGGAAAAAGTCCGGCTAGCAAAGATCCTTGTTGCCGAGATGGGGGTTAATTTGGCAGGCGTCGACGTTATCCTGCGAATGAGACGGAATATGATTGCCATGAGAAAACAATTCGACGGCATTTTGGAAACCCTGGCCAAAGACTTACGAGAATCTCTGAGGCAGACGTGATGTGTTTCTTGCTGGATTGTTACAATCGGATATCACCCCTCAGATTCCCTTCGTAGAACCGATTCATGTTTTCCGCCGCTTCAAGTATTGTCGGGTCGTCTGTTTTGGGAACCTTGACGACCAGCTTCAGCATGAGGTCGCCACGCTGTTTGGTCTTGGGATCTGATGCGCCTTTTCCTTTCAGCCTCATAGTCTGACCGCTCTGGCTTTTGGGTGGGACCCTGACGTTGGTTTGTCCATCTATCGTCGGAACGGTGATGGTGGCGCCCGCCATGGCTTCAGCAACGGTTACCGGCACTTCCATGTAGAGGTTGTTCCCCTTCCGTTTCAGATAAGGATGGGCTTTTACATGCATGACCAGATAGAGGTCACCTGCCGGCGCACCTCCAAAACCAGGCTCTCCCTTTCCGGCTACCCGGATTTTTGAACCTTCTTTGACGCCTTGTGGGATGACAACTTTGATCTTCTCTGTGCCAGGGACTTGCCCGGTCCCTCCACATTGACTGCAGACTTTTCCCGTTTTTCCACGGCCCCGGCACTGCGGACAGGCCTTGGTAAAATGCAGAGGACCTTCTGCCACGTCCATACGCCCGGTTCCGTTGCAGGACGGGCAGGTTGCGGCCGCAACCTTTGGATCTGACCCCGAACCCTGGCATCCAGCGCACACCTTCAGTTTTTGCATGGATATGTGGGTTTCAAATCCTTTCAGAGCTGAGACCAAATCGGCGTTCATATCGTATTCAATATCTCTGCCTGCAGAAACGGTCGTGGAAGTAAAGGGTTCGGCTCTTTGCCCAGCGCCGAAAAGATCCCCGAAGATGTCCTCGTAGCTGTGGTACTGCCCGAAATCCTGCCAGGCTCGGCCACCTCCCGCTCGCTCAGCAGAGCTCCATTTTCTGTATTGTCGGGCCCCTTTGGCATCAAATCCTGCGCGAAGGCCTTCTTCGCCAAACTCGTCATAGAGCTTTCTTTTTTCTTTGTCTCCCAGGCAATCGTAGGCCTGCGCAACAGCCTTGAACCTTTCCTCCGCCTCTTTATTGCCCGGGTTGATGTCCGGATGCCATTTCCTGGCGAGTTTTCGATAGGCCTTTTTTATTTGCTCTTCAGAGGCGTTTTTAGGTACGCCTAAAACGTCGTAATAGTCTTTAGACACGAAAGATTCCTCTCTGGCTTTTTGTTGCGCTTAACTGCACTCCTTGGTTCTCGTTCTGTTTTTTCGGACCGTATCGACTGGTTATTTCATATACCAAACCCGGTATGACCGTTCAACGGGTTTCCGTTCCGGAAACCATAAGAACCCGCGATTCTGGTTTTTTGTTCGCCATAGGCACTAAATGCTTTACAAACAATCTGTTATGGGGTTAACAAAATAGGCGCCCAACAGACATAAAAGCAGGGTTAATCAATGTCAAAAGAAAAACCCGGAGAATCGATGGCGCTATTGACCATGTCTGCCCCCATAGGCTAAAAAGGTATTGGTTTGGGGAGAACCGTCAGGCTCCATATGAGATCCAGGCAAAGATCCTAGGCCCCCTTCTTAAAAGCAAGACAAGAGGTTGAAGCATTCAACGCCAATCGCGGATACAACACCTGCGGCATCAGATGTCTCAGGTAAACCCTAATGTTGCATAAACAACATGGCAACAGAAGAAAAAAAAGCAAGAATAACATTTGGTTGAGCATTCATGATGCATTGTTCAGAAATCCACCGACAGTGACATCCATGAAAAGCGAAAAACCTGCCATGTTGTTTACCCTTCGGGAAACAGGGCCACATTGTGGGACGAATGACTTCAGTCGTGGACAGTAGGGAATGCAAATGTTAGGAAAAAAAAGATTCGAATTCCGGGGCGACAGGAATCTTTTGCGCAATTGCTAGTACCGACCTGGACACCAGAGGAACACGCTTTCTTGCTGGAAAAGGGGGAAAAATGGGATACGACACGGGCCTCAGAGGGTATACCTCCAAAAGGATTGAGGAGATAGAACGTGCCGACATTCTGGTGGGGATTCCCTGTTACAATAACCAGGGGACGACCGACCATGTGATTCAGATGGTCACCCACGGGCTTTTTAACCATTACAAGGACCTTCGATCGGTCATCATGATTGCCGATGGCGGTTCCACCGATGACACTAGGGAGGTGGCCAAGGAATTTCAGATCAAGCCGTGGCAGGAAAAGATCGTGTCTATATACCGAGGGCCCGGCGGCAAAGGTTCGGCTTTTCGGTCCATCTTTGA
This is a stretch of genomic DNA from Deltaproteobacteria bacterium. It encodes these proteins:
- the dnaJ gene encoding molecular chaperone DnaJ, whose translation is MSKDYYDVLGVPKNASEEQIKKAYRKLARKWHPDINPGNKEAEERFKAVAQAYDCLGDKEKRKLYDEFGEEGLRAGFDAKGARQYRKWSSAERAGGGRAWQDFGQYHSYEDIFGDLFGAGQRAEPFTSTTVSAGRDIEYDMNADLVSALKGFETHISMQKLKVCAGCQGSGSDPKVAAATCPSCNGTGRMDVAEGPLHFTKACPQCRGRGKTGKVCSQCGGTGQVPGTEKIKVVIPQGVKEGSKIRVAGKGEPGFGGAPAGDLYLVMHVKAHPYLKRKGNNLYMEVPVTVAEAMAGATITVPTIDGQTNVRVPPKSQSGQTMRLKGKGASDPKTKQRGDLMLKLVVKVPKTDDPTILEAAENMNRFYEGNLRGDIRL